The Sediminispirochaeta smaragdinae DSM 11293 genome has a segment encoding these proteins:
- a CDS encoding ROK family protein translates to MHVIALDIGGTAAKVACFDDSFNSSFETYLHINATDVLSTERIIDLLMPVLEKSKMVGNEVSGIGISIAGTVEKDGLIRKSLNTKLQDLNLAKQLEGYFRLPVVIEIDSVCGAIAEWRIGVGKDLDTFLYLSIGTGIGHVFLLQGSIWKGLDNGATAIGHLHCSEDGECSCGKRGCLAAHSSGGGLSRKTGYLYDGKEIEFLASRGDKNCQNLLEEGEDKLALALSYAYTLLDYTYTIIGGGAVSQEWPNMDRLTKKTKEYLFSIVRNVSIQKGRFGAKGPILGAAITIMNALQQGEANVK, encoded by the coding sequence ATGCATGTAATAGCTTTGGACATTGGAGGAACGGCGGCCAAGGTAGCCTGTTTCGACGATTCATTTAATTCTTCATTTGAGACATATCTGCATATCAACGCCACCGATGTTTTATCGACAGAACGTATTATTGATCTTTTAATGCCGGTGCTGGAGAAAAGTAAGATGGTCGGTAATGAAGTCTCCGGTATTGGTATTTCCATTGCCGGAACGGTGGAAAAGGATGGCTTGATTCGAAAGAGCCTTAACACGAAATTACAGGATCTTAATCTCGCAAAACAGCTTGAAGGTTATTTCCGTCTTCCTGTTGTTATTGAGATCGATTCGGTGTGTGGAGCCATAGCCGAATGGCGTATCGGAGTAGGGAAAGACCTTGATACCTTTCTGTATCTTTCCATCGGCACCGGTATCGGCCATGTTTTTTTGCTTCAGGGGTCGATATGGAAGGGACTCGATAACGGTGCCACAGCCATCGGCCATCTCCATTGTTCTGAAGATGGGGAATGTTCCTGCGGAAAACGCGGATGTCTTGCTGCACATTCTTCAGGGGGAGGCCTGAGCCGAAAAACCGGTTATCTCTATGATGGGAAGGAAATAGAATTCCTTGCCAGTCGGGGGGATAAGAATTGTCAGAATCTTCTCGAAGAAGGAGAGGACAAACTGGCATTGGCATTGTCGTATGCCTATACCCTTCTGGATTATACATACACCATTATCGGAGGTGGGGCAGTCTCTCAAGAGTGGCCTAATATGGATAGACTCACTAAAAAAACCAAAGAATATCTTTTTTCAATCGTAAGAAACGTTTCAATTCAAAAGGGGCGATTCGGAGCCAAAGGGCCGATTCTTGGAGCCGCAATAACCATTATGAATGCACTACAACAAGGAGAAGCTAATGTCAAATGA
- a CDS encoding carbohydrate ABC transporter permease, whose amino-acid sequence MMVKKYRHTAYAYFILLIFVVVTIFPIFWMVSTSLKAPDEVFSTPIKLMPRVLLWKNYSTALHARPFFIYTLNSLFASTVSLFVSCFFGSLAAVGFTYYSFPGKKMLYLIVLSSLIIPVEVIAVPLYLMINKMGLLDTYAGLIIPMMMFPLGIFIIKQYLKTFPADIYNSAIIDGANGFTIYSKIILPLIVPALTSVGIFSFVMTWNNYLWPLLSISDDMKRTLSLGMALFENSSIVSYNQIMAIAVFGSVPLIILFLIFQNNFVSSISMTGLKEG is encoded by the coding sequence ATGATGGTTAAAAAATATCGACATACTGCATATGCGTATTTCATATTATTGATCTTTGTAGTTGTCACGATTTTCCCTATTTTCTGGATGGTTTCAACGTCCTTAAAGGCACCTGATGAGGTTTTCTCAACACCGATTAAACTCATGCCACGTGTTTTACTATGGAAAAATTATAGTACAGCTCTTCATGCACGACCTTTTTTTATATATACGCTAAATTCTTTGTTTGCTTCGACAGTGAGTTTGTTCGTTTCCTGCTTCTTCGGTTCGCTGGCCGCTGTCGGTTTTACCTACTATTCATTTCCCGGCAAGAAAATGCTCTATTTGATAGTCCTCTCTTCATTAATAATCCCTGTTGAAGTTATTGCTGTTCCTCTGTATTTAATGATTAACAAGATGGGGCTTCTCGATACATATGCAGGTCTTATTATTCCCATGATGATGTTTCCTCTTGGAATCTTTATCATAAAACAATATCTGAAAACATTTCCTGCAGACATCTATAATTCTGCGATTATTGATGGCGCAAACGGGTTTACCATATACAGCAAAATAATATTGCCCCTCATAGTTCCCGCCCTTACCTCGGTTGGTATCTTTTCGTTTGTTATGACCTGGAACAATTATCTTTGGCCCCTTCTTTCAATCAGTGATGATATGAAACGAACTCTCTCGTTGGGAATGGCCTTATTCGAGAATAGTTCGATTGTCTCCTATAACCAAATAATGGCCATTGCTGTGTTTGGAAGCGTGCCTCTGATCATCTTATTCCTGATTTTTCAGAACAATTTTGTTTCTAGCATTTCTATGACTGGTTTAAAAGAGGGGTAG
- a CDS encoding carbohydrate ABC transporter permease: MLGRNTKSITGLFFVAPGLLLIILFYVYPMVNSFVYSFTDYDLLSKPVFIGFKNYIDVFKSPDFYNSLRVSFIYVFGTVIPVWFLSFVAAYCLEEITRGSSVFRTLIFLPTVLPLVSITLIWKLILNYNGFINSSIMLPLFGKAIPWLTDVKYAPLALIITSWWHAVSYYMVLLLAGLQSIPKAYYDAAEIDGASRFKQLFFITVPVMKPTIAMVMVISIFNGFKTFSLQQIMTQGGPASSTEVLSLFIYKTVFSYTRMGRGCAVSILFFLIILCIGIFQLKIMGEE; the protein is encoded by the coding sequence ATGCTGGGAAGGAATACAAAATCTATTACTGGTCTTTTTTTTGTAGCGCCAGGTTTATTATTGATTATTTTGTTCTATGTCTATCCGATGGTTAACTCATTTGTTTATAGCTTTACCGATTATGACTTGTTAAGCAAACCCGTATTCATTGGATTTAAAAACTATATTGATGTATTCAAATCACCAGATTTCTATAACTCGCTACGAGTTTCTTTTATATATGTTTTTGGCACGGTAATTCCCGTCTGGTTTCTTTCTTTTGTCGCCGCCTATTGTCTTGAAGAAATTACCAGGGGATCGTCCGTGTTCAGAACATTGATCTTTTTGCCAACGGTACTGCCACTTGTTTCCATTACCCTGATATGGAAACTGATTCTCAATTACAATGGGTTCATCAATAGTTCGATAATGCTTCCGCTATTCGGCAAAGCAATCCCGTGGCTCACTGATGTGAAATATGCTCCACTTGCACTTATCATAACAAGTTGGTGGCATGCTGTAAGTTATTATATGGTATTGCTGCTTGCTGGTTTGCAGAGTATTCCAAAGGCGTACTACGATGCAGCGGAAATTGATGGAGCGTCACGTTTCAAACAATTGTTTTTTATTACAGTCCCGGTCATGAAGCCGACCATTGCAATGGTGATGGTTATTTCTATCTTTAATGGATTTAAGACCTTTTCTCTTCAGCAAATTATGACTCAAGGGGGACCTGCAAGTTCGACAGAGGTTCTATCGCTTTTTATCTACAAAACAGTTTTTAGCTATACGAGGATGGGAAGGGGCTGTGCCGTTTCGATACTTTTTTTCCTGATTATTTTATGTATCGGAATTTTTCAACTCAAGATAATGGGAGAGGAATGA
- a CDS encoding type 2 periplasmic-binding domain-containing protein has protein sequence MSSSSKHQREAWDFLNFLTSDTDGLFAAAGYITCRKEWQDVPSVKESKFMPAFVHDYAYGQYVWSSPTFTEESEAVKKAIENFSSGRMSVQDAFDQCAEEIRLIRKK, from the coding sequence GTGAGCTCGAGCAGTAAGCATCAGAGAGAAGCGTGGGACTTCCTGAATTTCTTAACATCCGATACTGATGGGCTCTTTGCTGCTGCTGGTTATATTACCTGCCGAAAAGAGTGGCAAGATGTTCCTTCGGTGAAAGAATCGAAATTCATGCCGGCCTTTGTTCATGATTATGCTTATGGCCAGTATGTGTGGTCTTCCCCTACTTTTACAGAGGAATCGGAAGCAGTCAAAAAGGCAATCGAAAACTTTTCCAGTGGAAGAATGTCCGTTCAGGATGCTTTTGATCAGTGTGCTGAAGAGATTCGCTTAATTAGAAAGAAATAG
- a CDS encoding LacI family DNA-binding transcriptional regulator, producing the protein MVATIKDIAERVGVSTMTVSRVINNSGYVSMQTRKKVEAAIKALNYQPNLLARSLINRKSSFVYVIVPDISNPFYADLTKGVERVAKSASYNIILSSAYWKETLECEHIEAARGRMAEGIILVLPKISEKKIAAYAKRIPLVVVDKHIRSKSIDKVYLYQNKGAFLAVEHLITLGHRRIAFLSGESHIYNSRSRQHGYEDALSHYGIPFDPALVLKGDFSFETGERAFQQIFDMAPQKRPTAIFAASDLMALGFMRNAFRYGVRIPDDISLVGFDDILLASITNPPLTTIRHPYREMGEEAMNHLLKKLNEGFQPSDRKPLVNQLIIRETTKLFSGDEL; encoded by the coding sequence ATGGTTGCAACAATTAAGGATATTGCAGAGCGTGTAGGGGTTTCGACGATGACCGTGTCCCGAGTTATCAATAATTCAGGCTATGTCTCGATGCAAACTCGGAAGAAAGTAGAAGCCGCTATCAAAGCTTTGAACTATCAGCCGAACCTTCTGGCACGTAGTCTGATTAATAGGAAAAGCTCTTTTGTATATGTGATAGTTCCTGATATCTCAAACCCTTTTTATGCTGATTTAACAAAAGGGGTGGAACGAGTTGCCAAGAGTGCAAGTTACAACATAATCTTAAGTAGCGCTTATTGGAAAGAGACGTTGGAATGTGAACATATTGAAGCAGCTCGTGGGCGTATGGCTGAAGGAATTATTCTAGTATTACCAAAAATCTCTGAAAAGAAAATAGCAGCGTATGCGAAGCGTATTCCCTTAGTTGTTGTTGACAAACATATCAGATCAAAGTCAATCGACAAAGTTTATCTTTACCAAAACAAAGGGGCATTTCTTGCTGTAGAACATCTTATCACCCTCGGTCATCGTCGTATTGCTTTTCTTTCTGGTGAAAGTCATATTTACAATAGCCGGTCACGACAACATGGCTATGAGGATGCTCTTTCACACTATGGAATTCCCTTTGACCCGGCCTTAGTGCTGAAGGGCGACTTCTCTTTTGAGACTGGTGAACGGGCTTTTCAGCAGATATTTGATATGGCGCCTCAAAAGCGACCAACGGCTATCTTCGCTGCAAGCGATCTTATGGCACTTGGTTTTATGCGTAATGCTTTTCGGTATGGCGTACGTATTCCTGATGATATTTCACTAGTCGGTTTTGATGATATTCTTCTTGCATCCATAACAAATCCTCCGTTAACTACGATTCGACATCCTTATCGGGAAATGGGAGAAGAGGCAATGAACCATCTTTTGAAGAAGTTAAATGAAGGTTTTCAGCCTTCCGATAGGAAGCCTCTTGTGAACCAACTGATTATACGGGAGACTACCAAACTCTTTTCTGGTGATGAACTTTAA
- a CDS encoding zinc-dependent alcohol dehydrogenase, with protein MKAAVFEGNGKLTIKDVSEPKLTKATDALIRVKGVGICGTDLHILQVPPAHPAKLNNILGHEFTGEIVELGSEVQGFSVGERVLIDPHPGCGVCDECRRGYPDNCIPLYEECEEPGHPNTIGIFSPGAYTKYVIVPRQSLYKIDPKVPVKIAALAEPLSCVVNATEKLKVTPGQYVVILGAGPIGLLFTMLMKANGASKIIVSEPAKFRREAAIGCGADIVVDPKQEDISEVVAREMGKGADVCIEAVGPLLPLAIMLVRAGGKVLQFGHDETVKPAIPVGVMLKKEVEIYGAFIGKQSFEKTVRIMESGKLPLEKVVSHTLPLSRIHEGIDKLRKGEGLKIIIMPEDA; from the coding sequence ATGAAAGCAGCAGTTTTCGAAGGTAATGGTAAGCTAACAATAAAGGATGTCTCTGAACCAAAGTTGACTAAAGCTACCGATGCGCTCATCCGCGTTAAGGGGGTCGGAATTTGTGGAACAGATTTACATATTCTGCAAGTTCCTCCTGCACATCCGGCGAAACTCAATAATATACTGGGGCATGAATTCACTGGAGAAATAGTAGAATTGGGAAGCGAAGTTCAAGGTTTTTCAGTTGGGGAACGAGTTCTCATTGATCCACACCCGGGGTGCGGAGTTTGTGATGAATGTCGAAGAGGATATCCCGATAACTGTATTCCCTTATACGAAGAATGTGAAGAACCTGGCCATCCAAATACTATAGGTATTTTTTCACCTGGTGCTTACACAAAATATGTTATCGTTCCCAGGCAGTCGCTGTATAAAATTGATCCAAAAGTACCTGTAAAGATTGCAGCATTGGCAGAGCCACTTTCTTGTGTGGTCAATGCCACTGAGAAATTGAAAGTTACACCGGGACAATATGTAGTCATTTTGGGTGCAGGCCCTATCGGTTTATTGTTTACAATGCTTATGAAGGCTAATGGTGCATCAAAGATCATTGTTTCAGAGCCTGCTAAATTCAGACGTGAAGCAGCTATTGGCTGCGGTGCGGATATTGTGGTTGATCCTAAACAGGAAGATATCAGTGAAGTTGTAGCTCGGGAAATGGGAAAAGGCGCCGATGTTTGTATTGAAGCAGTTGGCCCTCTTTTGCCATTGGCAATTATGTTGGTAAGGGCTGGTGGAAAAGTGCTTCAATTTGGTCATGATGAAACCGTAAAGCCTGCAATTCCCGTAGGTGTTATGCTAAAAAAAGAAGTTGAGATCTATGGGGCATTTATTGGAAAGCAATCTTTTGAAAAAACAGTCCGTATCATGGAAAGTGGTAAACTGCCACTGGAAAAAGTTGTTTCCCACACATTGCCACTTTCTAGAATTCACGAAGGAATAGACAAACTGAGAAAGGGTGAAGGTTTAAAGATCATTATTATGCCTGAGGACGCATAG
- a CDS encoding SDR family NAD(P)-dependent oxidoreductase has translation MRLKNKVAFVTGAGSGIGRAISQKLAVEGAYVAVVDVNSSAAEETVTLITNEGRVAKAFRVDVTLKNDLEDVIRLVVDTWGTIDVLVNNAGTDIKGRIQDYDVKNWERIMDLNLKGVFLVTQAVVKQMLKQQSGKIINISSIAGKTGETFTSPYCASKFGIIGFTQSIALELGPKNITANVICPGPVETELIRNSIAGTAKLNNRSYEEELNAKFLSRTPLGRLAKPEDIANAVSFLSSDEANFITGVSLNVCGGMELH, from the coding sequence ATGCGCCTAAAAAATAAAGTTGCTTTTGTTACTGGTGCAGGAAGTGGTATTGGCCGCGCCATAAGCCAGAAACTTGCTGTCGAAGGAGCATATGTTGCGGTAGTGGATGTTAATTCTTCTGCTGCAGAAGAAACAGTTACTTTAATTACAAACGAGGGAAGAGTTGCCAAGGCTTTTAGAGTGGATGTAACACTAAAAAATGACCTTGAGGATGTAATCAGGCTCGTCGTAGATACATGGGGGACTATTGATGTTCTAGTAAATAATGCAGGCACTGATATAAAGGGGAGAATCCAAGATTACGATGTAAAAAATTGGGAAAGGATTATGGATCTTAATCTCAAAGGAGTTTTTTTGGTGACTCAGGCGGTTGTAAAACAAATGCTTAAGCAGCAAAGTGGAAAAATTATAAATATTTCTTCTATCGCGGGGAAAACTGGAGAAACCTTTACGAGTCCGTATTGTGCGAGTAAATTTGGAATCATTGGATTTACACAATCTATAGCTTTAGAGCTTGGACCAAAAAATATAACAGCTAATGTAATATGTCCTGGGCCAGTAGAGACTGAATTAATAAGAAATAGTATAGCTGGTACCGCTAAATTGAATAATAGATCATATGAAGAAGAGCTTAATGCTAAGTTTTTAAGTAGAACTCCATTGGGGCGCTTAGCAAAGCCTGAGGATATAGCAAATGCTGTTTCTTTTCTGTCGTCAGATGAAGCAAATTTCATAACTGGCGTTTCTTTGAATGTGTGTGGTGGAATGGAATTACATTAA
- a CDS encoding ABC transporter permease produces the protein MGNRYLSKGFWRIAFEKYGTVLILLAMMIIMTFLKPGFLTVRNLTNILRQQTPVAIMAIGVAFTIISGGIDISGGSVIAMSAVILAKFAQVNSTGTFYPIIVPIIAGILTGSLAGAVTGISVSYGKIPPFIATLGMMSAARGVALIVSKGRPITGFSSSFDFIGGGDFLGIPILVFILIVAYIIGYIILHKTKFGTYIFAIGSSQVAAEVSGVNVKKTKILIYTLSGLFTGIAAILVASRTLSGQPGVGSGWEMQAITAVVLGGASFSGGIGTAIGTLIGALIMGVLTNSMTMLQIDPASQMVVRGAVIVLAVLLDERRNKHV, from the coding sequence ATGGGAAATAGATACCTTTCAAAGGGCTTTTGGCGAATAGCATTTGAAAAATATGGAACTGTGCTGATTTTATTGGCTATGATGATCATAATGACTTTTTTGAAACCAGGATTTCTTACTGTCCGAAATTTAACAAATATTCTGCGGCAACAGACCCCTGTAGCAATTATGGCGATTGGCGTTGCCTTTACTATTATATCTGGTGGCATTGATATATCGGGTGGATCTGTTATTGCAATGTCTGCAGTCATTTTGGCTAAGTTTGCTCAAGTAAATTCTACTGGTACTTTTTATCCAATAATTGTGCCAATCATTGCTGGTATACTAACAGGAAGTTTAGCTGGTGCAGTGACAGGTATCTCGGTATCTTATGGTAAAATTCCTCCCTTTATTGCTACATTGGGTATGATGTCTGCAGCACGAGGTGTTGCACTTATTGTATCTAAAGGTCGACCAATTACTGGTTTCTCAAGCTCGTTTGATTTTATTGGTGGAGGGGATTTCCTGGGAATTCCTATTTTGGTTTTTATACTTATTGTTGCTTATATTATTGGGTACATTATTTTACACAAAACAAAATTTGGGACATATATTTTTGCTATAGGAAGTAGTCAGGTTGCAGCAGAGGTCTCTGGCGTAAATGTTAAGAAAACGAAAATTCTGATTTACACATTATCTGGATTATTTACGGGAATTGCAGCTATCTTGGTAGCTTCACGAACGCTTTCAGGTCAGCCTGGAGTTGGAAGTGGATGGGAGATGCAAGCTATTACGGCAGTTGTCCTTGGCGGTGCAAGTTTCTCTGGTGGAATTGGTACCGCAATCGGCACACTTATTGGTGCTCTTATTATGGGAGTTCTAACTAATAGTATGACTATGCTTCAGATTGATCCCGCTAGTCAAATGGTTGTTCGTGGAGCCGTAATTGTCTTAGCCGTCTTGCTTGATGAAAGAAGAAATAAGCATGTATAG
- a CDS encoding sugar ABC transporter ATP-binding protein, giving the protein MTNDSYILELQDITKIFSGVTALNHVNLKVEKGTVHALVGENGAGKSTLMKIILGLYRQDSGKIVFNGNEVNFTNPNNALQSGIAMIHQELSSALDLTVSQNIFLGKEIVNRKSRILDTKKMVEQTNLLLRKLGITDIDPHMPMKKLSVAKQQMCEIAKAISYNAELILMDEPTSAIADQDVNKLFCIIKELVLKKKTIIYVTHKLDEIFAITDSISVFRDGKHIETIATSETNPTEVVHQMVGRELSDLFPKEVVPIGEDVLRIENLTRKDEFKNINFSVRRGEILGVAGLMGAGRSEIMETIFGIRKKTSGTIYLHGKPVDITSPFSAIRNKLAFLTEDRKSSGCFLPLSVSVNTYIASIQRYSHSLFVSQRKAEESVNRIVDQLSVKASSIDQKIRNLSGGNQQKVLVGRWLLTEPEVLIVDEPTRGIDVGAKAEIHRLLVALAKKGTAIIMISSEMPEILAMSDRIMVVSSGKVAGFLEAGKASQEKIMQLCTGIENS; this is encoded by the coding sequence ATGACGAATGATAGCTACATTTTAGAGCTGCAAGATATAACAAAAATATTCTCAGGGGTCACAGCCTTAAATCATGTAAATCTAAAAGTAGAAAAAGGGACGGTTCATGCGCTTGTTGGCGAAAATGGCGCAGGAAAATCGACTTTGATGAAAATTATTCTTGGCCTATATCGTCAGGATTCTGGCAAGATTGTCTTTAATGGCAATGAAGTGAATTTTACTAATCCAAATAACGCTTTGCAGTCGGGCATTGCTATGATTCATCAAGAGCTTAGTTCTGCACTTGATTTGACAGTTTCCCAAAATATTTTCTTGGGGAAAGAGATTGTAAATAGAAAAAGTAGAATACTTGATACAAAGAAAATGGTAGAGCAAACAAATTTGTTGCTAAGGAAATTAGGCATTACGGATATTGATCCTCATATGCCAATGAAGAAGTTGAGTGTTGCAAAGCAACAAATGTGTGAGATTGCAAAAGCTATTTCATATAATGCAGAATTAATACTTATGGATGAACCTACTTCGGCAATTGCTGACCAAGATGTTAATAAATTATTTTGCATAATTAAAGAGTTGGTTCTAAAGAAGAAGACAATCATTTATGTAACTCATAAATTAGATGAAATCTTTGCAATTACTGATAGTATTTCGGTATTTCGTGATGGCAAGCATATTGAGACAATCGCTACTTCTGAAACAAATCCGACAGAAGTTGTTCATCAAATGGTTGGACGAGAACTGTCTGACTTATTTCCGAAAGAGGTTGTTCCAATTGGAGAAGATGTTCTGCGAATAGAGAACCTTACACGAAAAGATGAATTTAAGAATATTAACTTTTCTGTGCGGAGAGGGGAAATTCTTGGTGTTGCTGGTCTTATGGGTGCAGGACGATCAGAGATTATGGAAACGATATTCGGTATAAGGAAAAAGACATCAGGTACTATATACTTGCATGGAAAACCCGTTGATATCACTTCACCTTTTAGTGCAATTAGAAATAAGCTTGCTTTCTTAACGGAAGATAGAAAGAGTAGTGGATGCTTTTTGCCTCTAAGCGTATCTGTTAATACCTATATTGCTTCAATACAACGATATAGTCATTCGCTATTTGTTAGCCAACGAAAAGCTGAAGAATCTGTAAATAGAATAGTAGACCAGCTTTCAGTAAAGGCTTCTTCAATAGATCAGAAAATTCGCAATCTTTCTGGTGGAAATCAGCAAAAGGTTCTTGTCGGGAGATGGCTATTAACTGAGCCTGAAGTATTAATAGTTGATGAACCGACGCGCGGGATAGATGTAGGGGCAAAGGCTGAAATCCATAGATTACTTGTTGCCCTGGCAAAAAAAGGAACGGCTATCATTATGATTTCTTCAGAAATGCCTGAGATTTTGGCAATGAGCGATAGAATTATGGTTGTTAGTTCAGGAAAAGTTGCCGGATTTCTTGAAGCTGGAAAGGCTTCTCAAGAAAAAATAATGCAATTATGTACTGGTATTGAAAATAGTTAG
- a CDS encoding substrate-binding domain-containing protein, producing MKKMLIVFLVVIVVAQLGFANGQQEATQKSGKDSIMIGFTVNDFNDLWVTFVMDAVKEWDKENSGVTVALGNGQTDVNTQLGIVETWISQGYDAICVKPVEVEATVAMAKEAKAAGIPYIAVQQAIAEADAVVAQDSVRTGIDQMQAVAEALGGKGNVALMVGEPGTLIAQQRIEGNKKVLGNYPNISIVAEEIGNWQRDQGMSIMENWLQAGIEIDAVVASNDEMAIGAVLALEAAGVRDQYIVAGIDATPNGLAFMKEGRLDITMYADAKALAVKSLETAMELIKTGKAENSVISDKLVMPANVDEYLAIYNK from the coding sequence ATTGTTTTTCTTGTTGTTATTGTAGTAGCGCAGTTAGGGTTTGCGAATGGCCAACAGGAAGCTACTCAGAAATCTGGTAAAGATAGCATTATGATTGGATTTACTGTTAATGATTTTAATGATCTTTGGGTGACTTTTGTTATGGATGCTGTCAAAGAATGGGACAAAGAAAATTCTGGGGTTACTGTGGCTTTGGGGAACGGGCAAACGGATGTAAATACACAGTTGGGTATTGTAGAAACCTGGATAAGCCAAGGCTATGATGCCATTTGCGTAAAACCTGTTGAAGTTGAAGCAACCGTTGCTATGGCAAAAGAGGCAAAGGCTGCAGGTATTCCCTATATTGCTGTTCAGCAAGCCATTGCTGAGGCGGATGCTGTAGTGGCCCAAGATTCTGTCAGAACTGGTATCGATCAAATGCAGGCCGTTGCAGAGGCTTTAGGGGGTAAAGGCAATGTTGCTCTAATGGTTGGGGAACCTGGGACACTAATTGCTCAACAGCGAATCGAAGGGAACAAAAAAGTGCTTGGTAATTACCCCAATATAAGCATAGTTGCCGAAGAAATTGGAAATTGGCAACGTGATCAGGGAATGTCAATTATGGAAAATTGGCTCCAGGCTGGTATTGAAATAGATGCTGTTGTTGCCAGCAATGATGAAATGGCAATAGGTGCAGTTCTTGCGTTAGAGGCTGCTGGCGTTAGAGATCAATATATAGTGGCGGGCATTGATGCAACTCCGAATGGTCTTGCATTTATGAAAGAGGGAAGACTTGATATCACTATGTACGCTGATGCAAAAGCATTAGCCGTAAAGTCACTTGAAACGGCAATGGAGCTCATTAAAACTGGGAAGGCTGAGAATTCTGTGATTTCTGACAAATTGGTTATGCCTGCAAATGTCGATGAGTATTTGGCAATTTACAATAAATAA